One candidate division WOR-3 bacterium genomic region harbors:
- a CDS encoding serpin family protein: protein MKTKYLLMILSISLMIFLGTLPSLANAPNNLISLMTTLGMVPSKVKVVPTEKLVNAYNNFTFALFSELTRQDKDKNIFISPLSITFALSMAYNGASKETKTAMAKTLGIAEMELNEVNFGNQTLMNQLKSADPQINLNIANSLWAKAGIKFKSEFLQRNKKYYQSQITTLNFTDPKASNIINNWVKAKTNGKISKIIDKIDPMYTMLYLINAVYFKGKWTKTFDKNQTQDRPFTLINGEKKNLPMMEQKGNYRYLSTDKFQGIALPYGKGKISMYLFLPGTNSNLKEFLSHLNVKNWNEYLSQFDYQDGTIILPRIKLEYEQTLNTALKNLGMEIAFSAGKADFSEMTQTPLDLYINEVKHKTFVEVNEEGTEAAGATSVEIRVTAIREPKEFIMIVDRPFFCAICDNETGSILFMGAIVDPSK, encoded by the coding sequence ATGAAAACAAAATATCTTTTAATGATTTTAAGTATTAGTTTAATGATTTTTTTAGGTACCCTGCCATCTCTGGCTAATGCGCCTAATAATTTAATTAGTTTAATGACTACTTTAGGTATGGTGCCATCTAAAGTAAAGGTAGTTCCGACCGAAAAATTAGTTAATGCCTATAATAATTTTACCTTTGCTCTATTCTCAGAATTGACAAGACAAGATAAAGATAAAAACATCTTTATTTCACCCTTAAGCATTACTTTTGCCTTGTCAATGGCTTATAATGGTGCCAGCAAAGAAACGAAGACTGCAATGGCAAAAACCTTAGGAATTGCCGAGATGGAACTAAATGAAGTTAATTTTGGCAATCAAACTCTGATGAACCAGTTGAAAAGTGCTGACCCCCAAATCAACCTTAACATCGCTAATTCTCTATGGGCAAAAGCCGGTATTAAATTTAAATCCGAGTTTCTGCAACGCAATAAAAAATATTATCAAAGCCAAATAACTACGCTTAATTTTACTGACCCTAAAGCATCTAATATTATCAACAACTGGGTAAAAGCGAAGACCAACGGCAAAATCTCTAAAATTATCGATAAGATTGACCCGATGTACACTATGCTCTATCTGATTAATGCGGTCTATTTCAAAGGCAAATGGACTAAAACCTTTGACAAAAATCAAACCCAAGACCGGCCATTCACTTTAATAAATGGAGAAAAAAAGAATCTACCAATGATGGAACAAAAAGGAAACTATCGCTATCTGAGCACAGACAAATTTCAAGGGATTGCACTTCCTTATGGCAAAGGCAAAATTAGTATGTATCTCTTCTTACCCGGAACTAATTCCAACCTTAAAGAATTTTTATCTCATCTCAATGTAAAAAATTGGAACGAATACCTGTCGCAATTTGACTATCAAGACGGCACAATTATCTTGCCCCGAATTAAATTAGAATATGAACAAACATTAAATACCGCATTAAAAAATCTGGGAATGGAAATCGCATTTAGCGCAGGAAAGGCCGATTTTTCAGAAATGACGCAGACCCCACTTGATTTATATATCAATGAAGTAAAACATAAAACATTTGTTGAAGTTAACGAAGAAGGCACTGAAGCCGCTGGTGCGACATCAGTAGAAATAAGAGTTACAGCAATTCGCGAACCAAAAGAATTTATAATGATTGTCGACCGACCATTCTTTTGTGCTATCTGCGATAACGAGACCGGTTCCATTTTATTTATGGGCGCGATTGTTGACCCCAGTAAATAA